The genomic stretch GAATGTATACAGAGCAAAATGTGAAGCAACTAAATCAATTTGGGAACTCGCTAAAGTTTGATTAAATGCTTTACGGAGACTTAGCGATCGCCGCCAAGTTGAACTATCTGCCGAAGCAAATGTCCTCACCTTTTGGAGTGAACTTTCAAAAACGCGATCGGAACCAACCACCAAGCCACTTACATCCACCCCAATCTGTGGCAAATAGTTGACACAGCCATAGTAAACACGAGCCAAGCCTCCTGCCTCTTCCAGAAACCAACTTGTACCTAGCTGTAATGTTTTCATTGGTTTTACAATATATTCATAAACTAAAAGCCAAAGATAGTATGGGTCTATCTTCGGCTTTAAAGCATTAAATTGTGTCAATTAACATCGACTATGCAATGGAACCAGCACTAGCTTGTTTTTTCTTGAGAGCCTTGCTACCGAAAAATGCTGCGGCTAAAGCAATACCAGGAATAACTACAGGAGCAGGAACTGGTCGAGGTGCGACAGCATCAAACTCGAAAGCGATTTGTTCAGTAGAGAACCTGATCTTGTCAAATTTATAGTTTGGACTGCTGGCAGTAAATGTCACATAACGATTGGATTTAGGATCAGTCCAGCTACCATTAGCATTAGCGCCAAAAACATCTGAACCAGTGAATGCTTGAATGAGTGTATTGCCATTAAAGAATTCAACTTTATTCGATGCATCAGCCGAACCCCAATAAATGGCAAAAGTACTTAATAAGGTTGGGGAATTGTATAAAATAGCACCTAAAGTAAATCCTGGTACACTATCTTCAATTGAGGGATCTGGTTGTACTGCTAAGTACTTACTGGTATCACCTAAAGGCGCAGCTTTTACATTAACACTAGAACCCGACGTAATATTTGATGCCGCAGATGCACCACCCAATTCAAACGTATAACCAGGGGCCGTACCATCATCAAAGGCAGTCAGCCCTGGGAATGGGTTAGTACCAAGGGTAGAAGTAAAAGTGATGCCAGCAGCATTAGCAGAACCTGCGATCAAGGAAACCGCAAGTACACTGGTAGCTGAGATAATTGTAGAGGATAAGTATTTTTTCATGACTCGGTCAACCTTTTTCGATAGTTTATATAGATGAGCTATAAAAAGTTCAGGTAAGCTATATGACTAAAAGATAGAGAGTATGGTCTTTAGCGATACCACCACCACCTAGAATCGTCACTTCTAAGCTACATCACTACCCAAAAAGCCTACTTTAGAGAAGATTAGACGGTACAGCAATAACATGATATTTTGCTGTCGGCTCCCCAATCAAACTCTTTAGAAGTTAATTAGAGCTAAACTCACCACAACTAATTGGAAGACCAAGTTATGGTAAATAGCCTATTTTTTGGTATCACATCTAAATTTACTAAGCAGAAAAGCTAAATTATGAGGACTACAGGGAATGTGTCATCGTAAATAAAGCCTAATCTGATTAACTCTACTTAGCTATTCATGATTTATTTGCGATGTGTACATATTACATGGGAAACATAAAGTCAGACACCTAACTTATGTGTTTTCGATACGAAAAAGTTAT from Pseudanabaena sp. Chao 1811 encodes the following:
- a CDS encoding Npun_F0296 family exosortase-dependent surface protein produces the protein MKKYLSSTIISATSVLAVSLIAGSANAAGITFTSTLGTNPFPGLTAFDDGTAPGYTFELGGASAASNITSGSSVNVKAAPLGDTSKYLAVQPDPSIEDSVPGFTLGAILYNSPTLLSTFAIYWGSADASNKVEFFNGNTLIQAFTGSDVFGANANGSWTDPKSNRYVTFTASSPNYKFDKIRFSTEQIAFEFDAVAPRPVPAPVVIPGIALAAAFFGSKALKKKQASAGSIA